The window AAATTCCCTCCCTTAATATTTTTATTTTATTCTTTAATTTTTTAAAAAATTATAATAATTAAAAAAGTCTAAGTGCACACTACACCTTAGTACACACTTAGACCATTATTTTTACACTTATTGCATTATTTATTTTGCCAAAAAACGTTATTCTTCTTTTCTTTTTTATCTTCGATAACATAGTATAATCCTCCTTCAATAGTGCTTCATAATATTTTATTTAATTAGATGAAGCAAATTTTTTAAAGATTAAAAATTTATACATATGTTTACTTCACCCATAGCAGTTAATTTAGGGTTAACCGTAGAGACTCCTGACCATATTACAGGGATATATGAGTTTAATTTCATTACTTAAAGAATAACATAGTTATTACATTTTGTCAAAATAAATGTTATTTAACATGAAATTTACATTTCTTTCGTCTATTTTTATATTTTTTATACGTTAAAAGTTTTCTTTGTCTTTTATGTGCACAATTAGCCCTTCTACTGCTAAAATATACCCTTCTTTACCAAAACCACAGATCTGTCCAATGCAAGCAGGAGCTGTGAAAGATTTATGTCTAAACTCCTCTCTTTGATGAATATTTGAAAGATGAACTTCAACAGTTGGAATATTTATACTCTTTATTGCGTCAAAAAGAGCTATTGAAGTATGTGTGTAAGCTCCAGGATTTATTACTATTCCATCATATTTTTCAAAATATGCTTTTTGAAGTATGTTTATCATCTCACCTTCAACATTACTTTGTAAAATATCTATCTCAATATCTGTTTCCTCAAAACTATTAAGTATATAATTACACATACTCTCATATGTTTCTTTTCCGTATACCTCTTTTTCTCTAATTCCTAAGAAATTTATATTGGGACCATTTAATATTAAAATTTTCATTTTTTCCTCCTTTTTATTTAAAATTTAAAGATAATTTTTGGTAAAGCTCCTCTCCCAGTTCCTTATCAAACTCTCTATCTTGCCATATCTCCTCTGCTTTTATAGCTTGTTCAATCAACATAAAAAGCCCATCTATATTTTTTATACCATTTTTTTCTGCAAAATATAAAAATTTAGTTTGAAGAGGGTTGTATATTATATCAACTACACTTTCAAATCTTTTCACTACCTCTTCTGATACAGGAGAAATATCAATATTTGGATACATTCCCACAGGTGTACAGTTTACTATTACATCCCCATCTATTTTATCTTCATAAGTTGCTACATTTATATATGTAAATCTTTCTTTTAACTTCTCTACTTTTCCCTCTCTACTTCTTGAAACTACAACTATCTCCTTTGCTCCTAAATCTTTTAAAGCTACTATTATAGCCTTTGCTCCTCCCCCTGTTCCAAGGACTACACATTTTTTATCTTTTATCTCAATTTTTCCTCTTTCAAGAAGTCTTATAAATCCATAGTAGTCACTATTATATCCAGAAATTCTATTTTTTTCTATTTTTAAAACATTTATTGCTCCTATCTCCTGTGCCTCTTTAGATAGAAAATCTACTTTATTTAAAAAATTCTCCTTATAGGGAATAGTTATATTAACACCTTCTATTCCTAATGTTCTCATACTTTCAAGGGCTTTATCTATATTTTCTCGCTCTATCTCATAAAGTGAGTAAAAACCTTTTATTCCATATTTATTGAAAATATATTGATGAATCTCTGGTGAAAGAGAGTGCCCTAGTTTTTCCCCTATCAAACCATAAGTTTTCATAATCAACCTCCTAAAATTTATCTTTCTTCTTATAATATAACATATATCTTTTCTTTCCTCTAGCAAATGATTATTCTTACCTTTAATTTAATATTAGGCTTATTTTTTTAGTTTCTATTATTTACAAGATCGTTAATTGTTATAAATATTTTAAATTTGAATTTTTATTTTCATTTTAGTACAATTTATATGTATTAGTTATGAAAGGGGTAAATTATGAAAAATCCATTAATAATTGAAGATATTGAATTTATTGAAAATAATATTATGAGTATCCGTTCAAAGGTAGGTTTTAATTTTCAATACTATATTGATGAGTGGTTATCTGATAAAACAAAGTTTAATTTCTGGGCATTCTTTCTAGCACCATTTTGGTTAGGAGCAAAGGGAATGTTTGAGTATGTTTTCCTATATTGTATTCTTACTAATCTATTTGTAAATCGTATTCCTAGTTTGCACCTAATTTTAATTGTACTTTTACCTATATATTTTGGTTTTAAAGGTGATATTCTCTATTTCAAAAAGATCAAAAGTGAGATTTCCAATTCCACTGATTTTAGTGTGAATGGCTTGCTTGGAATTTGCCTTGTTATAGCAATTCAAATAGGGACATATTACCTTATAGCATAAAATTAAAACTGCACTCTCTATCTTCATAAAAGATTTTGAGTGCACTATTTTTTTACTCTTTATTTTTCCATTCCATTATATGTTCCAACTCTCCAGTCTCTTCATCCACTTGAGTTTTCACAATTTTAAAACTATTTTTCTGATAGAATTCAAGAGCTTTTACATTTTTATCATAAACAGCTAATTCTAAAAATGGATATCTCTCCTTTACAAAATTCAAAAGCCTAGTTCCATACCCTTTACATTGATTATTCACTCCACAAAATAATCCACCTATAAAAGTACTATCTATCAAGCTTATAAATCCCTTTATCTCTCCCCCTTCCTCTAGAAGATATGTATCTGATATTGGAAGATAGTTATCCCTTACATTTTCATAATTTCCTATCCAATACCCCTTATCAATAAAATCATGTGCCTTTATATTAGAATTTTTCCATATCTCCATTATTTTTTCATAATCTTTCTTTTCTGCTCTTCTTATCATGTTACTTTATTCCTTTCAACTCTTCTAATCTTTCTGTTAGCTCCTTATACCTAGCTATTAAAGCATTTCTTTCAGGTCCATAATCACAATCATGTAGCAATTCTTTAACTTCATCTAGAGTTTTGTTAAGTTTTTCCATTTCACTCATGTCATCATCTCCCTTTTAAATTTATCTCTCTAATATGGGTATACTACTAATTTAAAAAAAATCAATAGGTAAATTTATTTATTTTTCTAATTCAGCCCATCTTTTTAAAATTTCAGGATCATAACCTAAAATTACTTCATTTTTATTTCTTAATATTGGAGATTTAAAAAGAATAGGATTTTCTAATAGAGTTTCCTCTAAATCAAAAACCATATATTGAAGATTTCTCTTTTTATACTCTGTTCCATCACTATCTATTAACTCTTCTAAAGGATATTTTGCAGTTATACTTTTTAACTCTCCTTTTGATGGAGCTTTCCCTTTTAAATTAATAAATTGAACTTTTATTCCACGTTCTTTAAAAAATCTCTCTGCTTTTTTACTCTCATTACAATTTTTCTTACCAAATATTTGTATCATTATTTTTCCTTTCTATAATTCAATTACCTTCTGTGCCATCTCTCTAAATGTATCATCATGGGTTACAATTATACTTTGCTCTAAATTTTTAAGAATCTCTCCAATAGAATCAGCAAGGCTCTTTCTTCTCTCTGAATCCAAGTTATTAGTTGGTTCATCAAAGATTGAAAATCTACTCTCTGTAAATAGCTCACTCATAGCCCCTCTTATAGAGATAGCCACTGCCACTTGTTCTCCACCAGAAAGTTGCTCAAACCTCAACTCTCCTCTATCTCCAGATAGATAAACACTGTATTTATCCTTGTCCTCATTTGACCAAATAACTTTCTCTCCTCTACCAGTTATCTTTCTAAAGTTTTCAGTAGCTAAAATCTCTATCTCTTTTAGCATATTTTTCGAAACCTCTTTACCCATAGATTTTATTCTTTCTCTAAATGCCTTTGTTAACTCCAACTTCATCTTTAATTTTTCTAAACTTTTCTTCTTATCTTTAATTATATTCTCATGCTCTTTAATCTTAGCTAATTTGTCATTTAGATTTTTAATCTCTCCATTAATTCCACCAAGTTTCTCTCTTATCTCTGCCACTTTCTCATCTTTTTCAACTTGGCTTTTCTCAAGTTCTTCTTTATTTAGAGAAACAAGACTATTTTCTAACTTTATTAAATTCTCTCTAAGACTCTCTAAAATTTTCTCCTCTTGACTCTCTTTCTCTTTCAATCCCTCTTTTTCAACTTCCAAACTCTCTTTCTCAAGAGCCTTTTTATAGTTTTCTAAATATAGTTCATTACTCTCTTTCAAAGAGTTTAAAAGAACTTCATATTTTTCAACTTCCTCACTTAATTCTTGATATTTTACAAGAGTAGGTTTATTCTCCTCAATAGAACATCTTATCTCTTCTTCTTTTAAAGATAACTCATTAATTTTTGAGATCTCATTTTCAATCTTCTCTTTAAGCTCTTTTCCCCTTTCAATATCTTCATTTAAAATATTTTTAATTTTATCTCTCTCAATAATATCTTTTTCACTATTTTCATTTTCAATTTTAGTTTCTAATTGAGTATTTTTAGCTAAAATCTCCTCACGATTTTTTATATTATTGATCAATTTCCAGTTTTCATACTCAAGTTTTTTATTTTTTAACTTTTCTTCTCCCCTTTGAAATTTAATTTGATCAACTTCTATTTCACTAATTTTTAATTCAATCTCATAGTTAAGCCTATTTAATATAGTTTTCATTTCAACTATCTTTTCTTTATCTTTTAACTCTTCCTCAATCTTTTCAATCTCTGCTATTTTACTCTTAACTATCTCAGTATATGTTTTTCTTCTATTTATAAAAAAACTATTAATATCTTTTCCACTTAAATTTTTACAATTTTCATTTAAAAATGGGCAGATTGAAGATTGAAGTTTTTTATATGCTTCATCATTAGCTCTACCAAGTGAGATATTTTGTTCCTTCTCTCTTTCAAGCTCTCTTTTTTTCTCTTTTAAAGCTTCAAATTTAACTATTTTTTCATCTAATTTTTCCTTAATTAGATTATCTCTCTGTTCCTTTTTAATCTTTAAATCTTGCTCTTTCTCTTGAAGTTTTACTATAAAAGTATTTAAAGTTTTTTCTCCAGTTTCAATATCACTTTCAAACTTTTCCAATTCTTTTAAAAGTGGTATATTCTTTTCTAATTCAACTTTATATACTTGAAGATTTTTCTCTTTTTTCTCAATCTCCCCTTGTAAAAAGTCAACTCTATCTTTTTTCTCTCTACAACTTACCTTTAAATTTTCAATACTATTTTTCCATAAATCTATCTGATTTTTACAATCACTCTCTAATTTTTCCAATGAGATTAAATCTTTTTCTAAACTATTTTGTTTCTCTCTTATCTGATCAAGCTCTTTTTTCTCTTTTTTTATATTTTCCAAAATCTCAGAAGTTTTAATATACTCATTGTGCTTTTCTTTGTTTTTATCAGCTATATCCTTAGCTAAAATAGTTTCCTCAATCTGCTTTTTCAATTTCTCTTCTTGTAAAGTAATACTATTTAAAACTTCCTCACTTTTTCTAATCTCTCCATTTATCTTTTCTATTTTTAGTTCTGTATCACTTATCTGATTTAATTTTTCCTTGATCTCTTTTAATTCAGCTGAAAGATTATTCAGGTATTTTTCAAACTCCTTCTCTCTATCCTCTTCAAGCTCTAATTTTTCTTTAATCTCTTGGGAATCTTCCATAATATCTGATATACTTTTAATGCTATTCTCTTCAATAGCTATCTTATTTTTATACTTTCCTTCAACATCTTTTGAGTACCCATCATAGATCTCTCTATATATTTCAGTATTAAAAACCTTATCAAAAGTTTTCTCTCTATCCTTACCAGTTGCCTTAAAAGATGATATAAACTCATTTTGCTTAGCTACAATTACATTGTCATAGACATCTTTTATATCCCCTCTAATACCACAAAGTTCTCTTATTCTATCCTCTTTTACTTCAAGTTCAAGCTCTGGATTTGATTTTCTATATATAGTCCTTCCTCCATTAAGTTTTTTAGTTACTATATATTCTTCCCTATCAACTCCTGTAAATTCAACTTGAATCTTTCCATTTTTTTTTCCATATTGAATTGCATCTTTTTTTGCCCCTCTTAATCCTGAATCAAAAAGAGCATAACCAATAGCCTCTAATATTGAGGATTTTCCCTTTCCATTCTCCCCTAAAAGTAGATTTATTCCCTTATCAAATTCAACTTCAAGTTTCTCATGGATACGATAGTTTTCTAAATATATTCTATTTATCTTCATTCTCCTATCTCCCCTTCTAGCATCTTATCAAAAAGCTCAAAAAATTCTTCTCCCATATCCTCTTTTAACTCTTGATACTCTTTAAAACTTTGTAGATAATCTACCACTCTTTCCCTATCTAAAAACTCTTCCCAGTGACTAACAATCTCCTTTTCCACATCTTTTATAGAGTAATATCCATCTTCTCCCATATTTCTATCATATATAGAGTTAGGATATCTCAAATTTATATACCCTTTCAATGCTCCATTATTTTCAAGAATAGACTCTAACTCATTTACATTGACATAACCACTATCCTTTAATTTTACATTGATTATCACCAATTCTTCTCCAGTTAATTCTAAACTTTTTACAAAGGTTTCAAACTCTGAAACTAAATTATCTTCATAAGTAAAATTCTCTTCAACTCTCTTTCTTGGTGAGATCTCAATAAATTTATACTCCTTTGTATCTGTATCAAAAAGTATTCCACCCTTTGTGTTACTTCTCTCATTTAATACATTCCAAAACTCTAAAGAACCGGGAATAAAAAGTATTGGCTCATCTTTAGGGTACACAGAAAATGAGTGAAGATGTCCACCAGCTATATATATTGCCTTGTCCTTTAGTTTCTTTATTGAGCTTGTTGAAGCTAAACCACCAATAAATTCACTTCCACCACCTATTGCAGTATGTACAAGAACAATATTTTTTTCATTTTCATCTAACTTTTCACTTAATTTTTCCAATACCTCATCAATAGCAAAACCAGGGTATCCCACTCCATAGAAGTTCACATCACCTATTTTTATCTTTTCAAACTTATAATCCTTACCAGTAAAACTGTATTTTCCCCTTTTAACATAATCTTTTCTCTCTAAATAACTTATCCAAGAGTTCACCTCATCATAACCACTTATATTATCATGATTTCCCTCAATAAGTAGCACATCTATCTTGGCATTTTTTAATTTAAGAAATGTTTTTTCACATCTTTCCAAAGTATCTGGAGTAAGCTCCTTCTTATCAAAAAGATCCCCTGCAATAAGCATCAAATCAACTTTTAATTCTATCCCCTTATCACAAATCTGATCAAAGGCTCTAAAAAAATCAAGATATCTTTTTTGAGAAAACTCCCTTGTTCCAAAGGGTTTCTTCCCTAAATGTATATCTGAACAATGTAAAATTTTCATCTTATTTATCACCTCTACAATAAGCTACAAATTCACACTTTTTACAACTTTCCTCTGAAAATGCTCTTCTTTCAAATCTCTTATCCAATATATTTTTTACTATATTGTCAAATTCAACTTTTCCAATATCCAAGCTTTTTTCATCAGCCTCTACTTTAATTATAGAACCTTCTCCATCTCCTACATAATAAATATATAGTTCTATATCCTCATTTAAGTATTTTTTCTTTAAAATATATCCATAGATTTCAAGCTGTCTTTTATGTATATAGAAATTTTCACTTTCATATCCTTGGAATTTTCCTGTTTTAAAATCAATTAATTGTATCTTTCCATCTCTTTTTAAAATTAAGTCAACAATTCCTTCTAAAAGATAGTTATCCTCTACACTATATATTTTTTCCTCACTACTTAAAATATTTTTCCAATCATTTCCTATATATTCAATATATTTTTTTAACACTGTAAAAGCTCTATCTTTATCTACTTTTCTAATCAAAGCTCTTATGCTATTGTATAATCCATTACTACTTTTTTCTATAATATCTTTTACTATTTCATCATCAAAAATAGTATCTGGATTTTTTATCCCCTGTTTGTTGATTGCCTCTATACTTTGATGAACTAGCAATCCATAAGATATCTCATTTGTCTTTAAAGTTGCAAACTCATACTCTCTTAAAAATCTATATTTCAATGGGCACTCATCATACAAAAGAATATCCCTAGTATATGAAAAACTCTCTTTTAACTCTGTTCCACTGTGTTTGTCTATATCTAAATCTTTAAAATTCTCATCTGTAAAATATGGAATTGTTTCATATATAGGTCTAAAAGTTCTAGCAGGTATCTCCTTTCCACCAGATCTATTCTCTATACTTGTTAAAACAAGAAGATTTTTAGCCCTAGAAAATGCAGTATAGAACACTCTCCAAAAATCAAATCTCTCTCTTTGATCTTCTGGCTCAAACTCATTATATATCCCTGTAAGTTTTTCCAGCATCTCCTCATCTGCTTTATCTCTTATCAATGGATCATTTTCCAATGAACCAACTATTACAACAGGAAATTCAAGTCCTTTAGCTTGATGGATAGTCATAAAAGATACAGCCCCTTTTGGAGTTTCTCCCTTATTTTCATACTCATCTAACTCCTCTTCAAAAAGAAGCTTCATATGTGTAATAAAAAAGTATTTTAAAGTTCTTTCAATATTCTCCATAGTAAATTTTTCAAGTTTGCTTATAAATTCAAATTGCTTTAGTAGTTTAGAGAATAGCCCTAAATTATATGTTGCACTTGCATCTTTTGCCCCTTCAACCTCTAAATTAATTAAGTTTTTAAAAGTTTTAAAGGCAAATAGTGAATAGAAGATCTCTGAAAAATTATCCCTCTTCTCCTCACCAAAATTTAGATACTCTTTTCTTTTTTCCAAAAGCCAATTATATAATTCAACATCATCTAAAATTGTTCTCTCTTTCTTTAAAGTTCCAAGACAATCTTTGTAATAAGCTACTGTTCTTCCTAAATAAACATTATCTAAAACATATGCTTTGGTTTGTGGAAAAACTGCAAGTAATGCTCCCATTACAAGCTTTATCTCCTTTTTATAGAAGAAAGTTTTTGAACGTGGTGAGTATACAGGGATCCCCCTTTCTTCAAGATAAGATCCTAAATCCTTTACCCTTGATGAACGAGTACTTTTAAACAGAAAAGCAACTTGACTATAATCCTCTATCTTCCCTGTTGTTTTCAATGTCTTTATAAACTTATATATATTCTCTTTCCAAGCTCTATCTGAATTTCCACCTATACGAACAACCCCTGCTCTATCTGAATATTCTATCTCCTCTAGTGGCTCAATATTTTTTTCATATCTAAACCCTCTCCAGTTAATAAGATTTATCCATCTGTTACAAAATGTAATTATATCTTTATGAGAACGATAGTTTTTATTTAAAATTATTGTTTTACATTGTACATCTGTAAATCTTGAAGGAAATTCAATAATATTTCTTACTGTTGCTCCTCTAAATCTGTATATTCCTTGATCATCATCACCTACTACACAGATATTTTTTCTCTTTTCTCCAATTAAAAATATTATCTTCTCTTGAATGATATTTGTATCTTGATACTCATCTATCATTATATACTCAATCTTCTCTTGAACCTCTATCAATACCTCTTCTTTTGTAGAGAGCATTCTATATATCTCTCTTTGAATTGAGGCAAAATCTAAAACATTATCCTCTATCAACAAATTTTCATATAATTTGTGAGCATCTCTTAAAAAAACTACCCTCTCATTACTATCATCTTTTATATAATCAAGAGTTCTTCCTGTTTCATTTATCTTATTCAACCAATATTTTAATTTTTTAGCTCTCTCCCAAGCATTTCTACAAAAATTATCTCCAGTAAAAAATTCATTGTATCCTTGAAGTTCCTTAAAATATTTAAGTTTACTATATATAAAGAAGTCTTGATCCATATCTTCAAGAACTCTGTACCCCTCTTTAAAATTTGAAAATTCAATATATTCATCTATCAATCTTAAAAATATAGAGTGAAGTGTCCCTATATATATATTTCCAATATTTATCTTTTCATTGTGTTCATCTAGCCTTTTAGTTATTCTTCCAATTAGCTCCTTAGAGGCCCTATCTGTAAAAGTTGAAATAAGAATTTTCTCTGGAGCTACTTTTTTATTTACCAATAAGTTTAATGTTCTCTCAACTAAAACTCTAGTTTTTCCAGAACCTGCCCCTGCTATAATTAAAAGTGGTCCCTCTGTGCTTTCTACTGCTTTTCTTTGCTCTATATTCAAATCTATATTTTTCATAATTTCAACTCCATTTTTTTAATTTATCATCTAAATAAATTATATCATAAAAAAATTTTTTTATATTTAATTGTTGAATTTTTATATAA is drawn from uncultured Fusobacterium sp. and contains these coding sequences:
- a CDS encoding arsenate reductase family protein; translated protein: MIQIFGKKNCNESKKAERFFKERGIKVQFINLKGKAPSKGELKSITAKYPLEELIDSDGTEYKKRNLQYMVFDLEETLLENPILFKSPILRNKNEVILGYDPEILKRWAELEK
- the aroE gene encoding shikimate dehydrogenase, whose translation is MKTYGLIGEKLGHSLSPEIHQYIFNKYGIKGFYSLYEIERENIDKALESMRTLGIEGVNITIPYKENFLNKVDFLSKEAQEIGAINVLKIEKNRISGYNSDYYGFIRLLERGKIEIKDKKCVVLGTGGGAKAIIVALKDLGAKEIVVVSRSREGKVEKLKERFTYINVATYEDKIDGDVIVNCTPVGMYPNIDISPVSEEVVKRFESVVDIIYNPLQTKFLYFAEKNGIKNIDGLFMLIEQAIKAEEIWQDREFDKELGEELYQKLSLNFK
- a CDS encoding DUF2628 domain-containing protein, with the translated sequence MKNPLIIEDIEFIENNIMSIRSKVGFNFQYYIDEWLSDKTKFNFWAFFLAPFWLGAKGMFEYVFLYCILTNLFVNRIPSLHLILIVLLPIYFGFKGDILYFKKIKSEISNSTDFSVNGLLGICLVIAIQIGTYYLIA
- a CDS encoding N-acetyltransferase; translated protein: MIRRAEKKDYEKIMEIWKNSNIKAHDFIDKGYWIGNYENVRDNYLPISDTYLLEEGGEIKGFISLIDSTFIGGLFCGVNNQCKGYGTRLLNFVKERYPFLELAVYDKNVKALEFYQKNSFKIVKTQVDEETGELEHIMEWKNKE
- the aroQ gene encoding type II 3-dehydroquinate dehydratase: MKILILNGPNINFLGIREKEVYGKETYESMCNYILNSFEETDIEIDILQSNVEGEMINILQKAYFEKYDGIVINPGAYTHTSIALFDAIKSINIPTVEVHLSNIHQREEFRHKSFTAPACIGQICGFGKEGYILAVEGLIVHIKDKENF
- a CDS encoding exonuclease SbcCD subunit D; translation: MKILHCSDIHLGKKPFGTREFSQKRYLDFFRAFDQICDKGIELKVDLMLIAGDLFDKKELTPDTLERCEKTFLKLKNAKIDVLLIEGNHDNISGYDEVNSWISYLERKDYVKRGKYSFTGKDYKFEKIKIGDVNFYGVGYPGFAIDEVLEKLSEKLDENEKNIVLVHTAIGGGSEFIGGLASTSSIKKLKDKAIYIAGGHLHSFSVYPKDEPILFIPGSLEFWNVLNERSNTKGGILFDTDTKEYKFIEISPRKRVEENFTYEDNLVSEFETFVKSLELTGEELVIINVKLKDSGYVNVNELESILENNGALKGYINLRYPNSIYDRNMGEDGYYSIKDVEKEIVSHWEEFLDRERVVDYLQSFKEYQELKEDMGEEFFELFDKMLEGEIGE
- a CDS encoding SMC family ATPase, producing MKINRIYLENYRIHEKLEVEFDKGINLLLGENGKGKSSILEAIGYALFDSGLRGAKKDAIQYGKKNGKIQVEFTGVDREEYIVTKKLNGGRTIYRKSNPELELEVKEDRIRELCGIRGDIKDVYDNVIVAKQNEFISSFKATGKDREKTFDKVFNTEIYREIYDGYSKDVEGKYKNKIAIEENSIKSISDIMEDSQEIKEKLELEEDREKEFEKYLNNLSAELKEIKEKLNQISDTELKIEKINGEIRKSEEVLNSITLQEEKLKKQIEETILAKDIADKNKEKHNEYIKTSEILENIKKEKKELDQIREKQNSLEKDLISLEKLESDCKNQIDLWKNSIENLKVSCREKKDRVDFLQGEIEKKEKNLQVYKVELEKNIPLLKELEKFESDIETGEKTLNTFIVKLQEKEQDLKIKKEQRDNLIKEKLDEKIVKFEALKEKKRELEREKEQNISLGRANDEAYKKLQSSICPFLNENCKNLSGKDINSFFINRRKTYTEIVKSKIAEIEKIEEELKDKEKIVEMKTILNRLNYEIELKISEIEVDQIKFQRGEEKLKNKKLEYENWKLINNIKNREEILAKNTQLETKIENENSEKDIIERDKIKNILNEDIERGKELKEKIENEISKINELSLKEEEIRCSIEENKPTLVKYQELSEEVEKYEVLLNSLKESNELYLENYKKALEKESLEVEKEGLKEKESQEEKILESLRENLIKLENSLVSLNKEELEKSQVEKDEKVAEIREKLGGINGEIKNLNDKLAKIKEHENIIKDKKKSLEKLKMKLELTKAFRERIKSMGKEVSKNMLKEIEILATENFRKITGRGEKVIWSNEDKDKYSVYLSGDRGELRFEQLSGGEQVAVAISIRGAMSELFTESRFSIFDEPTNNLDSERRKSLADSIGEILKNLEQSIIVTHDDTFREMAQKVIEL
- a CDS encoding ATP-dependent DNA helicase, with protein sequence MKNIDLNIEQRKAVESTEGPLLIIAGAGSGKTRVLVERTLNLLVNKKVAPEKILISTFTDRASKELIGRITKRLDEHNEKINIGNIYIGTLHSIFLRLIDEYIEFSNFKEGYRVLEDMDQDFFIYSKLKYFKELQGYNEFFTGDNFCRNAWERAKKLKYWLNKINETGRTLDYIKDDSNERVVFLRDAHKLYENLLIEDNVLDFASIQREIYRMLSTKEEVLIEVQEKIEYIMIDEYQDTNIIQEKIIFLIGEKRKNICVVGDDDQGIYRFRGATVRNIIEFPSRFTDVQCKTIILNKNYRSHKDIITFCNRWINLINWRGFRYEKNIEPLEEIEYSDRAGVVRIGGNSDRAWKENIYKFIKTLKTTGKIEDYSQVAFLFKSTRSSRVKDLGSYLEERGIPVYSPRSKTFFYKKEIKLVMGALLAVFPQTKAYVLDNVYLGRTVAYYKDCLGTLKKERTILDDVELYNWLLEKRKEYLNFGEEKRDNFSEIFYSLFAFKTFKNLINLEVEGAKDASATYNLGLFSKLLKQFEFISKLEKFTMENIERTLKYFFITHMKLLFEEELDEYENKGETPKGAVSFMTIHQAKGLEFPVVIVGSLENDPLIRDKADEEMLEKLTGIYNEFEPEDQRERFDFWRVFYTAFSRAKNLLVLTSIENRSGGKEIPARTFRPIYETIPYFTDENFKDLDIDKHSGTELKESFSYTRDILLYDECPLKYRFLREYEFATLKTNEISYGLLVHQSIEAINKQGIKNPDTIFDDEIVKDIIEKSSNGLYNSIRALIRKVDKDRAFTVLKKYIEYIGNDWKNILSSEEKIYSVEDNYLLEGIVDLILKRDGKIQLIDFKTGKFQGYESENFYIHKRQLEIYGYILKKKYLNEDIELYIYYVGDGEGSIIKVEADEKSLDIGKVEFDNIVKNILDKRFERRAFSEESCKKCEFVAYCRGDK